One Candidatus Moraniibacteriota bacterium DNA window includes the following coding sequences:
- a CDS encoding nitronate monooxygenase family protein — MSSILAQAQPLKIGDIIANLPIIQGGMGVGISLSGLASAVASEGGIGVIATPAIGMNEPDFFKNFLEANVRALRKEIRKARELSQGILGVNIMVALTNFADLVRTSIEEGIDVIFSGAGLPLNLPEFLQNTAKTKLVPIVSSGRAIDIIIRRWSERYKYLPDAVVVEGPLAGGHLGFKEQMISNSEYSLEKLVPEVILAIKPYEKKYGRPIPVIAAGGIYTGEDIYRFFQLGASGVQMATRFVTTHECDANIRFKEAYINAKENDITIIKSPVGMPGRAIRNKFLDDVSAGKKKPFRCFFHCLKTCELEKSPYCISYALISAKKGNLNHGFAFCGSNAWKAEKIISVKETFETLKEEYRNASSGEDL; from the coding sequence ATGTCATCTATTTTGGCACAAGCACAACCACTTAAAATTGGCGATATAATCGCCAATTTGCCAATAATCCAGGGTGGGATGGGTGTGGGAATTTCCTTGTCTGGTCTGGCATCGGCAGTTGCCAGTGAAGGAGGAATTGGCGTTATTGCTACCCCCGCGATCGGAATGAATGAACCTGATTTTTTCAAAAATTTCCTGGAAGCCAATGTCAGGGCGTTAAGAAAAGAGATTAGAAAAGCCAGAGAATTATCACAAGGAATCCTCGGTGTCAATATCATGGTGGCATTGACTAATTTCGCCGATCTGGTGAGAACCTCCATTGAGGAGGGTATAGATGTTATCTTTTCCGGAGCCGGGTTGCCGCTAAATCTGCCTGAATTTTTGCAGAACACTGCGAAAACAAAGCTGGTACCGATTGTTTCCTCTGGTAGGGCAATTGATATTATCATAAGAAGATGGTCAGAAAGATACAAATATCTTCCCGATGCTGTTGTTGTGGAGGGACCGCTGGCAGGAGGACATCTCGGTTTCAAAGAACAGATGATTAGCAACTCTGAATATTCATTAGAAAAACTTGTCCCGGAAGTGATTCTGGCGATAAAGCCATATGAAAAAAAATATGGCAGGCCTATTCCAGTAATCGCCGCCGGAGGAATCTACACAGGAGAAGATATTTATAGATTTTTCCAGTTGGGAGCTTCGGGTGTGCAGATGGCAACGCGATTTGTCACTACGCATGAATGTGATGCAAATATCAGGTTTAAAGAGGCGTATATAAATGCCAAGGAAAACGATATAACAATTATCAAAAGCCCCGTAGGGATGCCAGGAAGAGCAATTAGAAATAAATTTCTTGATGATGTCAGTGCGGGCAAAAAGAAACCTTTCAGATGCTTTTTCCACTGCCTGAAAACATGCGAATTAGAAAAAAGTCCCTATTGCATTTCCTATGCTCTAATAAGTGCGAAAAAAGGAAACCTTAACCATGGTTTCGCCTTCTGCGGATCAAATGCATGGAAAGCGGAAAAAATTATCTCTGTTAAGGAAACATTTGAGACTCTCAAGGAAGAGTATCGAAATGCTTCCAGCGGAGAAGATTTGTAA
- a CDS encoding HDIG domain-containing protein: MIKKIPKEVIEVLRKLEAADFEAYIVGGCVRDLIVEKEPKDWDVTTNAKPEEILKSFPDSFYENEFGTVGVKVKPFIKNGNPDRDHDVIEVTTYRIESKYSDKRRPDKIRFAKTLKEDLSRRDFTINAIALKIKNQNAKIKNTDYEIIDPYDGKSDLKNRTIRTVGDPNERFDEDALRMMRAVRFHAELGYKIEEKTLKAIKKNAKYLKHITLERIKDELARIILSDSPARNAAPVRSVASATGWHSVAGGPAEGIDMLHQTGLLNYIIPELEKGVGIKQNRHHIYTIYKHSILSLKHCPSAKLEVRLAALLHDISKPQTKRGEGEYATFYNHDHVGAKVAEKILTRLRFSNEVIQKVKLLVDNHMFYYNPDEVGVSSVRKLIQKVGLENMKDLIDLRISDRLGSGVPKAKPYKLRHLEYMIEKVSQDAISVKMLKINGNDLMKELKLKPGPKIGAILDVLLSEVIEDASKNNRDYLLSRAKELDKKDLEKLRNMAKVKIEEKKEEEDKEIKNKYWVK, from the coding sequence GTGATTAAAAAAATTCCAAAAGAAGTAATTGAAGTTTTGCGGAAACTTGAAGCCGCAGATTTTGAGGCCTATATCGTAGGCGGGTGCGTGCGGGATTTGATCGTGGAAAAGGAACCGAAAGATTGGGATGTAACGACTAATGCGAAACCAGAAGAAATTTTAAAATCATTTCCGGACAGTTTTTATGAAAATGAATTTGGAACAGTCGGCGTAAAAGTAAAGCCGTTTATTAAGAATGGAAACCCAGATCGCGATCATGATGTTATTGAAGTTACTACATACCGCATTGAATCAAAATATTCCGACAAGCGCCGGCCGGACAAAATCAGGTTTGCCAAGACGCTAAAGGAAGATTTGAGTCGAAGGGACTTTACGATTAACGCGATAGCGTTAAAAATAAAAAATCAAAATGCAAAAATCAAAAATACTGATTATGAAATTATCGATCCCTATGACGGGAAGAGTGATTTAAAAAATAGAACAATCCGCACGGTGGGCGATCCTAATGAGCGGTTTGACGAGGACGCGTTGCGGATGATGCGAGCAGTAAGGTTCCACGCGGAACTGGGCTATAAGATAGAAGAAAAAACCCTAAAAGCGATCAAGAAAAACGCCAAATATCTCAAACACATTACGCTGGAAAGAATTAAAGACGAACTGGCAAGAATTATTTTGTCTGATAGTCCTGCCCGCAATGCTGCGCCCGTCAGAAGCGTTGCATCTGCTACAGGCTGGCATAGCGTTGCAGGCGGGCCTGCTGAGGGAATTGACATGCTTCATCAAACAGGATTATTAAATTATATTATTCCAGAACTTGAAAAAGGCGTGGGGATAAAACAAAATCGCCATCATATCTATACCATATATAAACACAGTATTTTATCCTTAAAACATTGCCCTTCTGCCAAACTTGAAGTGCGATTGGCGGCGCTTCTTCACGATATTTCCAAGCCTCAAACCAAAAGAGGCGAAGGCGAATACGCAACTTTTTATAACCATGATCATGTTGGAGCCAAAGTAGCCGAAAAAATTCTTACACGCCTGCGTTTTTCTAATGAAGTTATTCAAAAAGTAAAACTTCTCGTGGATAATCACATGTTTTACTATAATCCCGATGAGGTCGGAGTAAGCTCTGTTAGAAAATTAATTCAAAAAGTTGGCTTGGAAAACATGAAAGATCTGATTGATCTTAGAATTTCCGACAGATTGGGCTCGGGCGTGCCGAAAGCCAAGCCGTATAAGCTTCGCCACTTGGAATATATGATTGAGAAAGTTTCTCAGGACGCCATTTCAGTGAAAATGTTGAAAATCAACGGCAATGATTTGATGAAAGAATTAAAACTAAAACCCGGACCGAAAATCGGAGCGATTCTTGACGTTTTGCTTTCTGAAGTGATTGAGGACGCTTCTAAAAATAATCGGGATTATTTGCTGTCCCGTGCCAAAGAGCTGGATAAAAAGGACTTGGAAAAGTTAAGAAACATGGCAAAGGTTAAGATCGAAGAGAAAAAAGAAGAGGAAGACAAGGAAATAAAAAATAAGTATTGGGTTAAATAG